In Blastopirellula sediminis, the following proteins share a genomic window:
- a CDS encoding outer membrane protein assembly factor BamB family protein, with amino-acid sequence MRLFALLLALALPGVQLFAESAKPFDWPQWQGPNRDAISQESGLLQEWPKDGPALAWKASGLGGGDSTPSIAAGRIFAMSNRGKDEVVWALSEEDGKELWVTKLGPAYEQRMSQSNEGPGCTPTVDGDLLYVMGMKGNVACLKVEDGSIVWQRDLQADYKGAIPTWSFRESPLIDGEKVIFTPGGDEAMIVALNKKSGETIWESKLPASTEAPAQPPAEGAPRPERPRGEEGRPGGPGGFGGPGGPGGPGRGGRGGRGGFGGFGRGPGAGAAYASAIAIDVDGERQYVQFAAKTLFAVSSDGKPLWRYDHPANGMGINCSTPIYKDGLVFAASAYGTGGGAVKLEKKEDGTYEPEEVYFTSSMQNHHGGMIVHDGALYGGNGGNGGGFLACLDFQTGDVLWRERDAQKGSLTMAGDRLYLRTEDGDVILIEPNKEKYIEHGRFHQPDRTDKPAWAHPVVANGKLYIRDHDTMYVYDVKAK; translated from the coding sequence ATGAGATTATTCGCTCTTCTGCTTGCGCTGGCGCTGCCCGGCGTCCAGCTCTTCGCCGAATCGGCCAAGCCGTTTGACTGGCCGCAGTGGCAAGGTCCCAATCGGGACGCGATCTCTCAGGAAAGCGGACTGCTACAGGAATGGCCGAAAGATGGACCGGCCCTGGCCTGGAAAGCGAGTGGACTCGGTGGAGGCGACAGCACGCCTTCAATCGCCGCCGGTCGCATCTTCGCCATGAGCAATCGCGGCAAAGATGAAGTCGTCTGGGCGTTGTCGGAAGAGGATGGCAAAGAGTTGTGGGTCACGAAACTGGGCCCTGCTTACGAACAACGGATGTCGCAGTCGAACGAAGGTCCCGGCTGCACGCCGACCGTTGACGGCGATCTGCTGTACGTGATGGGAATGAAAGGGAACGTAGCCTGCTTGAAGGTCGAAGATGGTTCGATCGTCTGGCAACGCGATCTGCAGGCTGACTACAAGGGAGCGATTCCGACCTGGAGCTTTCGCGAGTCGCCGCTGATCGACGGCGAGAAGGTGATCTTCACCCCCGGCGGCGACGAAGCGATGATCGTCGCGCTGAACAAGAAGTCCGGCGAAACAATCTGGGAAAGCAAGCTGCCGGCGTCGACCGAAGCGCCGGCACAACCGCCGGCCGAAGGAGCGCCGCGACCGGAACGCCCGCGTGGGGAAGAAGGCCGCCCCGGCGGACCGGGCGGATTCGGTGGCCCCGGAGGACCTGGCGGTCCAGGTCGCGGCGGCCGTGGCGGACGAGGTGGATTTGGCGGCTTTGGCCGCGGGCCGGGCGCCGGCGCCGCTTACGCTTCGGCGATTGCGATCGATGTGGATGGAGAGCGCCAATATGTACAGTTCGCCGCCAAGACGCTATTCGCCGTTTCGAGCGACGGCAAGCCGCTGTGGCGCTATGATCACCCGGCCAACGGGATGGGGATCAACTGCTCGACGCCGATCTACAAAGATGGACTCGTCTTTGCAGCCTCCGCTTACGGCACCGGCGGCGGCGCGGTGAAGCTGGAAAAGAAGGAAGACGGCACGTACGAACCGGAAGAAGTTTACTTCACCAGCAGCATGCAAAACCATCATGGCGGCATGATTGTGCATGATGGAGCGCTGTACGGCGGCAACGGCGGTAACGGCGGCGGCTTCCTCGCGTGCTTGGACTTCCAGACCGGCGACGTCTTGTGGCGCGAACGTGACGCTCAAAAAGGCTCGCTCACCATGGCCGGCGATCGGCTCTATCTACGGACCGAAGACGGCGACGTCATCCTGATCGAACCGAACAAGGAAAAGTACATCGAACATGGCCGCTTCCACCAACCCGACCGAACGGATAAGCCGGCCTGGGCGCATCCGGTGGTGGCGAACGGGAAGCTCTACATTCGCGATCATGACACGATGTATGTGTATGACGTGAAGGCGAAGTAG
- a CDS encoding alpha-2-macroglobulin family protein: MSTQSPHVLDDVDAYVHGALSQTFADRVRVHCEKCSICQAALEEARTRAELYQQLPPAEASQRLLELTEGKIIALENRTHLQYLADRWSGMSLKKKFFSVAGTLAACFLAVIVSLHVYYANLEPSPYDVKVLGQSELLSGTESSLRVVVFDTRDDSTPEDIPIDIEIAKPNSQQFVHLASFRTNAQGSGRPRIQLPDWNDGDYELRIIAHPQGGDQTLTHPIHLRRNWQVMVTTDKPVYQPGQTIHMRSLSLRRPDLKPTAGQAVNFSITDPKGNVIYRKNDVTSRFGIASLDCPLAQEVLEGQYRIECKVGETESAVAVEVKKYVLPKFKLDVDLDKSYYQPGDMIEGIIQANYFFGKPVTGGAVTVRLRSSEIVRDAIDTVHARTNKSGAATFSLRLPDRLVGQSLDNGDARVWLEVELVDTAGQQQSKTLSRAVTTNPIHVQIIPEAAKLVEMLPNRVYVLATYADGRPAQARIAMSGVAEEFTTSPLGAAVCELTPLTKEINLIVRATDDAGLTGRHELKLTCGEAPHDFLVRTDKSVYDGGEVMRLSALGGGTEPVFVDFVKDGQTILTDSIAMANGHGEYLLDIPPEMFGTLELCAYRFNEKGRPVRKLRVLYIRQANELQIAANLDRDEYRPGEKAKISLSLTGRDGKPAPGAISLAAVDEAVYSVLGSGANMQQSFFTVEQSLLQPIYAIYPWDPSLIEDGRPRDRQLLEQALFAATVREEESKRAALLKQLLPYLGNNTETFEVFERDDWEELIRDPSAFPPNVLNILRDQTSYHSLTASSRPDNVRATAALQQDGMNLVGMLWCIFATFFGIPGFLIFLSYVFGSTRVAELIVGVLILGVLAGLLLPAVQQSREAARRMSAMNNLKQIGLAAYDMLDVERIDELRLDFDLAPEGKKQGVRVRQWFPETLLWRPELITDDQGRVTLDVDLADSITTWRLTASAVSASGQLGASQSSLRVFQPFFVDLNLPVALTREDEVSLPVVVYNYLDQPQEVQLTLAQADWFESLDDVEQKITLAPGEVRSLHYRIRAKRVGDHKLMVTAQSGEIADALEREIKVVPDGRPVEMVYNGVLDASTELNLSVPKDAIDGSVSTIVRLYPSTFSHVVEGLDGIFRRPYGCFEQTSSTTYPNVLALQYLKRTGTSVPAVEAQAREYIHLGYQRLLTFEVAGGGFDWFGNPPANRSLTAYGLMEFKDMARVHDIDPSLIQRTRRWLLAQRKSDGSWEPEGHRFHGDPANAAYDVAELNTTAYVAWSVFEGDPNPTEAQPTLSYLVSHRPNQIDNPYTLALVCNALLAIDPTSRVVRPYLDKLQSLRQLSGDGKRCWWNSTGSRRTMFYGAGRSQEIETTALATLALIRGSGESATIRGSLSWLIDQKDGIGTWHSTQATVLALKALIAGSGRSLADQKERRIELQLADQPAERITIPVDQSDVMRQINLSDRITSGDWKLTLKDVTDAATGYQIVFRYYTPTATAPEQNEPLTVQLDYDRTELAVNDSVRARATVTNRMEEAAPMVMLDLPIPAGFAVNVDDFDQMKRQKRIEKYQVTSRSVIVYLLRLEPEEPLTLSYELTATMPVDILALPAVAYEYYDEDKRGTSQPIRLLVQGTP; this comes from the coding sequence ATGTCAACGCAATCTCCACATGTCCTCGATGACGTCGACGCTTACGTTCACGGCGCATTGTCGCAGACCTTCGCCGATCGCGTTCGCGTCCATTGCGAGAAGTGCTCGATCTGTCAGGCGGCGTTGGAAGAAGCGCGGACGCGAGCCGAACTGTATCAGCAGCTTCCCCCAGCGGAAGCGTCGCAGCGTTTGCTGGAATTGACCGAGGGGAAGATCATCGCCCTGGAAAATCGCACCCATCTGCAATACCTGGCCGACAGGTGGAGCGGGATGTCGCTCAAGAAAAAGTTTTTCTCGGTGGCCGGCACGCTCGCCGCCTGTTTTTTGGCGGTGATCGTCAGTCTGCATGTCTATTACGCGAATCTTGAGCCTTCCCCTTACGACGTGAAAGTGCTGGGGCAATCGGAGCTGCTTTCCGGGACCGAATCGTCGCTGCGGGTCGTCGTCTTCGATACGCGTGACGATTCGACGCCGGAAGATATTCCGATCGATATCGAGATCGCCAAGCCCAACTCCCAGCAATTCGTTCATCTGGCCAGTTTCCGCACCAACGCCCAAGGGAGCGGACGCCCTCGGATTCAACTTCCCGATTGGAACGACGGCGACTACGAACTGCGAATCATCGCTCATCCCCAGGGCGGCGATCAGACGCTGACGCATCCCATTCATCTGCGGCGCAATTGGCAAGTGATGGTGACGACCGACAAACCGGTTTATCAGCCGGGTCAGACGATCCACATGCGGAGCCTTTCGCTGCGGCGTCCCGACTTGAAGCCGACCGCCGGCCAAGCGGTCAATTTCTCGATTACCGATCCCAAAGGAAACGTAATCTACCGCAAGAACGACGTCACCAGCCGCTTTGGGATCGCGTCGCTCGATTGTCCGCTCGCCCAGGAAGTTCTCGAAGGGCAATACCGCATCGAGTGCAAAGTGGGAGAAACCGAAAGTGCGGTCGCCGTGGAGGTGAAGAAATACGTTCTGCCGAAGTTCAAACTCGACGTCGATCTCGACAAGTCGTACTACCAGCCCGGCGACATGATCGAAGGGATCATCCAGGCCAACTACTTCTTTGGCAAGCCGGTCACCGGCGGCGCGGTCACCGTGCGACTGCGAAGCAGCGAAATTGTCCGCGACGCGATCGACACGGTGCATGCCCGTACGAACAAGAGCGGCGCCGCGACGTTCTCGCTCCGTCTCCCCGATCGGCTGGTCGGTCAATCGCTCGACAACGGCGACGCCCGCGTTTGGCTCGAAGTCGAACTGGTCGATACCGCCGGACAGCAGCAGTCGAAAACGCTATCTCGCGCCGTGACGACCAATCCGATTCATGTACAGATCATTCCGGAAGCGGCGAAGCTGGTCGAAATGCTTCCCAATCGGGTCTACGTCCTGGCCACTTACGCCGACGGTCGTCCTGCTCAGGCACGCATCGCGATGAGCGGCGTCGCCGAAGAATTCACCACTTCGCCGCTGGGCGCCGCGGTCTGCGAATTAACGCCGCTGACCAAGGAGATCAATCTGATCGTTCGCGCCACCGACGATGCAGGCCTGACGGGGCGACATGAACTGAAGCTCACCTGCGGCGAAGCTCCCCACGATTTCCTGGTTCGCACCGACAAGTCGGTTTATGACGGCGGCGAAGTGATGCGGCTCTCGGCGCTCGGCGGCGGCACAGAGCCGGTCTTCGTCGACTTCGTGAAAGATGGCCAGACGATCCTGACCGATTCGATTGCGATGGCCAATGGGCATGGAGAGTATCTGCTCGATATTCCGCCGGAGATGTTCGGCACGCTGGAGCTGTGCGCCTATCGCTTCAATGAGAAGGGGCGCCCGGTCCGCAAGCTACGCGTCCTCTACATCCGCCAGGCGAATGAGCTGCAGATCGCGGCGAATCTTGATCGGGACGAATACCGCCCCGGCGAGAAAGCGAAGATTTCGCTGTCGCTTACCGGTCGCGACGGCAAACCGGCGCCTGGCGCCATCAGCCTGGCGGCCGTCGACGAGGCGGTCTATTCCGTACTTGGCTCCGGCGCCAACATGCAGCAAAGCTTCTTCACGGTAGAGCAAAGTCTGCTGCAGCCGATTTACGCGATCTATCCCTGGGATCCGTCCCTCATCGAAGATGGCCGACCGCGGGATCGGCAACTGCTAGAACAAGCGCTGTTCGCCGCGACGGTGCGAGAAGAAGAATCGAAACGGGCCGCGCTGCTGAAACAGCTGCTCCCCTATCTGGGAAACAATACGGAAACGTTTGAAGTTTTCGAGCGTGACGACTGGGAAGAACTGATCCGTGACCCCAGCGCCTTTCCGCCCAACGTGCTCAACATCCTTCGCGATCAAACGAGCTATCACTCGTTGACCGCTTCGAGTCGTCCCGACAACGTCCGGGCTACGGCGGCCCTCCAACAAGACGGCATGAACCTGGTGGGGATGCTGTGGTGCATCTTCGCCACCTTTTTTGGGATTCCTGGCTTCCTTATCTTTCTTTCGTATGTATTCGGCAGTACTCGCGTGGCGGAACTCATCGTAGGCGTCCTCATTCTCGGCGTCCTGGCGGGGTTGTTGCTGCCGGCCGTCCAGCAATCGCGTGAAGCGGCTCGCCGGATGTCGGCGATGAACAATCTCAAGCAGATTGGCCTCGCCGCATACGACATGCTTGACGTGGAAAGGATCGATGAGCTTCGCTTGGATTTCGATCTCGCACCCGAGGGGAAAAAACAAGGTGTCCGCGTTCGCCAATGGTTTCCGGAAACCTTGCTCTGGCGTCCCGAGTTGATCACCGACGACCAGGGACGGGTCACCCTTGACGTTGACCTGGCCGACTCGATCACCACGTGGCGTTTGACCGCCAGCGCCGTTTCGGCCAGCGGACAACTGGGCGCCTCGCAGTCGTCGTTGCGCGTCTTTCAACCCTTCTTCGTCGACTTGAATCTACCGGTTGCGTTGACGCGGGAGGATGAAGTTTCGCTTCCGGTCGTCGTCTACAACTATCTCGACCAGCCGCAGGAGGTCCAGTTGACGCTCGCTCAGGCCGACTGGTTCGAGAGTCTGGACGATGTTGAGCAAAAGATCACGCTTGCTCCTGGCGAAGTTCGCTCGCTCCACTACCGCATTCGAGCCAAACGAGTCGGCGACCACAAACTGATGGTGACCGCCCAGAGCGGCGAGATTGCCGACGCTCTGGAGCGTGAGATCAAAGTCGTCCCCGACGGCCGACCGGTCGAAATGGTCTATAACGGCGTGCTAGACGCATCGACCGAACTGAATCTCTCCGTTCCGAAAGACGCGATCGACGGCAGCGTCAGTACGATCGTGCGACTCTACCCGTCGACCTTCAGCCACGTCGTCGAAGGACTTGATGGGATCTTCCGACGACCCTACGGTTGTTTTGAACAAACGTCGTCGACCACCTACCCGAACGTCTTGGCGCTCCAATACCTCAAGCGAACAGGGACGTCGGTTCCGGCAGTGGAGGCCCAGGCCCGGGAATACATCCACCTTGGCTATCAGCGTCTCCTGACGTTCGAGGTCGCCGGCGGAGGCTTTGATTGGTTTGGAAATCCCCCCGCCAATCGATCGCTGACGGCGTACGGCTTGATGGAGTTCAAAGACATGGCCCGCGTCCACGACATTGATCCGTCGTTGATCCAGCGGACGCGCCGGTGGTTGCTCGCCCAGAGAAAATCGGACGGCTCGTGGGAACCGGAAGGACATCGTTTTCACGGCGATCCCGCCAACGCCGCCTACGACGTGGCGGAGTTGAATACCACCGCCTATGTCGCGTGGAGCGTGTTCGAGGGGGATCCGAACCCGACCGAGGCGCAGCCGACATTGTCTTACCTCGTTTCGCATCGCCCGAACCAGATCGACAATCCGTACACGCTGGCCCTGGTTTGCAACGCCCTGTTGGCGATCGATCCGACCAGCCGAGTGGTGCGACCTTACCTCGACAAGCTCCAGTCGCTGCGCCAGCTCTCAGGCGACGGCAAGCGCTGCTGGTGGAATAGCACCGGCTCGCGGCGCACGATGTTCTATGGAGCAGGTCGGAGCCAAGAGATCGAAACGACCGCCCTGGCGACGCTCGCTCTGATCCGGGGAAGCGGCGAATCGGCGACGATTCGCGGCAGCTTGTCGTGGTTGATCGATCAGAAGGACGGCATCGGAACCTGGCATTCGACGCAGGCGACGGTCTTAGCGCTGAAGGCTTTGATCGCAGGCTCCGGCCGCTCGCTCGCCGACCAGAAAGAACGACGAATTGAACTGCAGCTGGCCGATCAGCCGGCCGAGCGAATCACGATTCCGGTCGATCAGTCGGACGTGATGCGACAAATCAACCTCTCGGACCGAATCACCTCTGGCGATTGGAAGCTGACTCTGAAGGACGTCACCGACGCCGCGACCGGATATCAAATCGTCTTCCGCTACTACACCCCAACGGCGACGGCGCCGGAACAGAACGAACCGCTGACGGTTCAGCTCGACTACGATCGTACCGAGCTGGCCGTCAACGATTCGGTTCGCGCCCGCGCAACAGTGACCAATCGCATGGAGGAAGCGGCGCCGATGGTGATGCTCGACCTGCCGATCCCGGCCGGATTCGCCGTGAACGTCGACGATTTTGACCAGATGAAGCGGCAGAAGCGGATTGAAAAGTATCAAGTCACCAGCCGGAGCGTGATCGTCTACCTGCTTCGCTTGGAACCGGAAGAGCCGCTGACCTTGTCGTACGAACTGACGGCGACGATGCCGGTCGATATCCTCGCGCTACCGGCCGTCGCCTACGAGTACTATGACGAAGACAAACGAGGAACCAGCCAGCCGATTCGGTTGCTGGTACAGGGGACGCCGTAA
- a CDS encoding nuclear transport factor 2 family protein: protein MTVSAVTQGPAVIAPPFTLETATKKVRLAEDAWNSRDPHRVSLAYSVDSAWRNRSEFVTGREEIVRFLAGKWNKELDYRLTKSLWAFDDNRIAVRFQYEWRDADDNWFRSYGNELWEFDHAGLMRRREASINDVPIDPADRKFHWPAPGPRPADHPGIPAVE, encoded by the coding sequence ATGACCGTCAGCGCCGTAACCCAAGGTCCCGCCGTAATCGCCCCGCCGTTCACGCTAGAGACGGCGACGAAAAAGGTTCGTCTGGCCGAGGATGCGTGGAACTCCCGTGATCCGCACCGAGTCTCGCTCGCCTATTCCGTCGACTCGGCCTGGCGAAATCGAAGCGAGTTCGTCACCGGCCGCGAAGAGATCGTCCGCTTCCTTGCCGGCAAGTGGAACAAAGAGCTCGACTATCGTTTGACGAAGTCGCTCTGGGCCTTTGACGACAATCGCATCGCCGTCCGTTTCCAATACGAATGGCGCGACGCCGACGACAATTGGTTTCGCAGCTATGGCAACGAACTGTGGGAATTCGATCATGCAGGCCTGATGCGACGCCGCGAGGCCAGCATCAATGACGTTCCGATCGACCCGGCTGACCGCAAGTTCCACTGGCCAGCCCCGGGACCACGTCCCGCGGATCATCCCGGCATTCCCGCTGTCGAGTAA
- a CDS encoding DUF6493 family protein, translating to MSKSKLEGVLQSGDLEKCRDFFMGMPEQERRKLAPDLIRLYRQADKGPTYNAAEKSYSFDNVAVDVLGVAIFSTGTAAEIKKLGWRGEPENEMMLAIMLDRRPEWIQQWVDALLESPRFPWYWTTIRKLYLEGLIEKPDHPNYTLGMVVGLQPPGGAFRTDEPSIEEAIEADRSLLEDEVWRLFEHEGGTDVSLALADGGAKEWQKTLILFQKKGGLSRERLLNCSLDALLRDFNHFRAKWFSSFYDALEPTPEENKSQAGKFLQILGVSAPPVVSWAFANVETLAKASAIPADDLAAGLLPVFQSRQKGIVKKALKLLGTLAGKRKGEASQIVAFALPALGHESAEVQADVLAMIEKYGDVSDAKFVRSVAEYVPVIAPSERKRLDAWLAAAGAKTESPAAAPASSASFDQADLEAIDSQLRQLYAIDDLLANRQAGLLEIPAARFDGTEINRLAGKEKIQPIEDLDELIEVCSRLIEDPTATNDVERAIDGISRLCDQKPDDFQRRVDPLLRRTLKLLKDYHLPFQGGGPQEDLLGLIYAWCTGIVLEGKRIKAKKGEAILVYKIDGEECKTHDAELDIPLGFLSRRTLAIAQRVAQGKPAQLWSAPTHEGSWIDSQTLVQRVLDSSGKPSDDSDAILAILRMTPDGREAALAELKTASTEAAKAVRYALGAARMKVGNSAPLWIAAARSRAPWSDDLGVEKAFPGLGADAGLAARYETKIWIDEYKHSSEQFKFARFSLNSIPTVPETLDPLCLTPRFHRENRFPIEQYWKRGEAAGRTVEGIAWTASIWPQARESLFAIGACTMGNNLDWDGAEWHNKTFLEPLLDPTTPLREIGLLLLAMCLGAKEPGEHGLATDIAIAAIEDGRLGSDNLGAILSQLVPSGLIKPPRWAKTLADVARISALHGAVVHLALQQTLVGDASSLPRDYAKLMELLLQLSIERELSVTHPDCRAMLESLKGSGKGPKLAKDLLKLTAAPESGPRILELALQQRISAVQLQVDQVTA from the coding sequence ATGAGTAAGTCGAAACTGGAAGGCGTTTTGCAGTCGGGCGATTTGGAGAAGTGCCGCGACTTTTTTATGGGGATGCCGGAGCAAGAGCGTCGCAAACTGGCGCCCGACTTGATCCGCCTCTACCGCCAAGCGGACAAGGGACCGACCTATAACGCTGCGGAAAAGAGCTACAGCTTCGATAACGTCGCCGTCGACGTCTTGGGCGTTGCAATCTTCTCAACGGGTACGGCGGCGGAAATCAAAAAACTGGGTTGGCGCGGCGAACCCGAAAACGAAATGATGCTCGCGATTATGCTCGATCGCCGCCCTGAATGGATTCAACAGTGGGTTGACGCGTTGCTCGAATCTCCGCGATTCCCCTGGTATTGGACGACGATCCGCAAGCTTTACTTAGAAGGGTTGATCGAAAAGCCGGATCATCCCAACTACACGCTGGGGATGGTCGTGGGGCTCCAGCCGCCCGGGGGCGCCTTTCGAACGGATGAGCCGTCGATCGAAGAGGCGATCGAAGCGGATCGATCGCTGCTGGAGGATGAAGTCTGGCGGTTGTTCGAGCATGAAGGGGGAACGGATGTCAGCCTGGCGCTTGCGGATGGCGGGGCCAAAGAATGGCAAAAGACGCTAATTCTCTTTCAAAAGAAAGGGGGCCTCTCGCGCGAGCGTTTGCTGAATTGTTCGCTTGACGCACTGCTGCGCGATTTCAATCATTTTCGCGCGAAATGGTTCTCCAGCTTTTACGATGCGCTAGAGCCCACTCCAGAAGAGAATAAATCGCAGGCCGGCAAGTTCCTGCAGATTCTCGGCGTATCGGCGCCGCCAGTCGTTTCGTGGGCGTTCGCCAACGTCGAGACGCTGGCCAAAGCCAGCGCGATTCCGGCGGACGATCTGGCCGCCGGGCTGCTGCCGGTGTTTCAATCGCGGCAAAAGGGGATCGTCAAAAAGGCGCTGAAACTGTTGGGGACGCTTGCCGGTAAGCGGAAAGGGGAAGCGTCGCAGATCGTTGCGTTCGCGTTGCCCGCCTTAGGACACGAATCGGCGGAAGTGCAAGCGGACGTCCTAGCGATGATCGAAAAGTATGGCGACGTCAGCGACGCGAAGTTCGTCCGCAGCGTCGCGGAATACGTGCCGGTCATCGCTCCTTCGGAACGGAAGCGATTGGACGCGTGGCTTGCCGCCGCCGGCGCGAAAACCGAGTCGCCTGCAGCGGCGCCGGCTTCGTCCGCTTCTTTCGATCAGGCCGACCTGGAGGCGATTGATTCGCAATTGCGACAACTCTATGCAATCGATGATTTGCTCGCCAATCGGCAAGCTGGCCTGCTGGAGATCCCGGCGGCTCGGTTTGACGGCACGGAGATCAATCGCTTGGCCGGTAAAGAGAAGATTCAGCCAATCGAAGACCTGGACGAGCTTATCGAGGTCTGTTCGCGGCTGATTGAGGACCCCACGGCCACCAACGATGTGGAGCGGGCGATCGACGGCATTTCTCGCCTATGCGACCAAAAGCCGGACGACTTTCAGCGGCGCGTCGACCCGTTGCTGCGGCGAACTTTGAAATTGCTCAAGGACTACCATTTGCCCTTTCAGGGAGGCGGGCCGCAGGAAGATCTGCTCGGATTGATTTACGCCTGGTGTACGGGAATTGTGCTGGAAGGAAAGCGAATAAAGGCCAAGAAGGGAGAAGCGATTCTGGTTTATAAGATCGATGGCGAAGAGTGCAAGACCCATGACGCGGAGTTGGATATTCCCCTTGGGTTTTTGAGCCGTCGCACTTTAGCGATCGCGCAGCGCGTCGCTCAGGGAAAGCCCGCGCAGTTGTGGAGCGCGCCGACTCATGAGGGAAGCTGGATTGATTCGCAGACGCTCGTTCAGCGCGTTCTCGACAGCAGCGGCAAGCCGTCAGACGATTCCGACGCGATCCTCGCCATACTAAGAATGACGCCCGATGGACGTGAGGCCGCACTAGCGGAATTGAAAACCGCTTCGACCGAAGCGGCGAAGGCCGTGCGATATGCGCTGGGAGCTGCGCGGATGAAAGTCGGCAACTCCGCGCCGCTGTGGATTGCGGCCGCACGTAGTCGCGCCCCTTGGAGCGATGACCTGGGCGTCGAGAAGGCGTTTCCCGGACTTGGCGCCGACGCCGGTCTGGCGGCCCGATATGAAACCAAAATCTGGATCGACGAGTACAAGCACTCCAGCGAGCAATTCAAGTTCGCCCGCTTCTCGCTCAATTCGATTCCTACCGTGCCGGAGACGCTCGACCCGTTATGCCTTACGCCGCGGTTCCATCGCGAAAACCGCTTTCCAATTGAACAGTACTGGAAACGGGGAGAAGCGGCCGGGAGGACTGTCGAAGGGATCGCCTGGACCGCTTCGATTTGGCCCCAAGCGAGAGAGTCGCTCTTCGCGATCGGCGCCTGCACGATGGGAAACAATCTCGATTGGGACGGCGCCGAATGGCATAACAAAACGTTCCTCGAACCGCTGCTCGATCCAACTACGCCGTTGCGAGAAATCGGGCTGTTGCTGCTCGCGATGTGCCTCGGCGCGAAAGAGCCAGGCGAACATGGCCTCGCGACCGACATCGCCATCGCTGCGATCGAAGATGGGCGTTTGGGAAGCGACAATCTTGGCGCCATCCTGAGCCAACTCGTGCCATCCGGGCTGATCAAGCCGCCGCGGTGGGCGAAAACGTTGGCCGATGTGGCCCGCATCTCGGCCTTGCACGGCGCGGTCGTGCATCTGGCGCTGCAGCAGACGCTGGTTGGCGACGCAAGTTCGCTTCCCCGCGACTACGCCAAGCTGATGGAACTGCTGTTGCAGCTTTCGATTGAACGGGAGCTGTCGGTCACGCACCCCGATTGTCGCGCAATGCTGGAGAGCCTGAAGGGTTCGGGGAAGGGGCCGAAACTTGCCAAGGACCTGCTGAAACTAACCGCGGCGCCCGAAAGCGGGCCGCGGATCCTGGAACTCGCCTTGCAGCAGCGGATCAGCGCCGTGCAGTTGCAGGTTGACCAGGTAACCGCCTGA
- a CDS encoding RNA polymerase sigma factor produces MKHPYESDERLMQEAARGVHDAFSLLMRRYANPILTFLRRMTQDHHRAEELFQEVFLAIWTSRTKYIYPRTVRPWVFGIAMNKCRQEFRKRGDPLVVADSYHADGALETGPPPDEGAIATENAALVETALLRLPLQQRMVVSLRLWNSLSYAEIAEIIGCGESTARSNMYHGLNAMRDYLEPRM; encoded by the coding sequence ATGAAACATCCCTACGAGTCGGATGAGCGGTTGATGCAGGAAGCGGCCCGTGGAGTCCACGACGCCTTTTCGCTGCTGATGCGCCGCTATGCCAACCCGATTCTGACGTTTCTTCGTCGCATGACGCAGGATCACCATCGCGCGGAAGAGCTGTTTCAGGAGGTCTTTCTGGCGATCTGGACCAGTCGCACGAAATACATTTACCCGCGAACCGTCCGGCCGTGGGTCTTTGGGATCGCGATGAACAAATGTCGCCAGGAGTTTCGCAAGCGCGGGGATCCGCTGGTCGTCGCAGATTCCTATCACGCCGATGGCGCCCTGGAAACCGGGCCGCCCCCGGACGAAGGCGCCATCGCGACCGAAAACGCGGCGCTGGTCGAAACCGCCCTGCTCCGCTTGCCGCTGCAGCAGCGCATGGTCGTCTCCCTGCGACTGTGGAACAGCCTGTCGTACGCCGAGATCGCGGAGATCATCGGCTGCGGAGAGTCGACCGCCCGCTCGAACATGTATCACGGCTTGAACGCGATGCGCGACTACCTCGAGCCGCGCATGTAA
- a CDS encoding carboxymuconolactone decarboxylase family protein, with protein sequence MSRLQTIAPESVEGKTKEMLDAVEKKLGMTPNLMRTMANSPAVLEGYLALSGALGHGKLPAKIRERISLFVAESNGCDYCLAAHSALGKMSGLTGDQIADSRRGESDDAKTGSLLRFARRIMETRGKVSDAEVKAIRDAGYDDGAIAEIVAGVALNIFTNYFNNVAETEVDFPAAAALQVA encoded by the coding sequence ATGTCTCGCTTGCAAACAATCGCCCCGGAATCGGTCGAAGGTAAGACGAAGGAAATGTTGGACGCCGTCGAAAAGAAGCTGGGGATGACTCCCAACTTGATGCGGACGATGGCCAACTCGCCGGCCGTGCTGGAAGGTTACCTGGCGCTGAGCGGCGCTCTGGGGCACGGCAAGTTGCCGGCCAAGATTCGCGAGCGGATTTCGCTGTTCGTCGCAGAATCGAACGGTTGCGACTATTGCCTGGCGGCCCATTCGGCGCTCGGCAAGATGTCGGGTCTGACCGGCGATCAGATCGCCGACAGCCGTCGCGGCGAATCGGACGACGCGAAGACGGGGAGCCTGCTCCGGTTCGCTCGCCGCATCATGGAGACCCGCGGCAAGGTGAGCGACGCCGAAGTGAAGGCGATTCGGGACGCCGGTTACGACGACGGCGCCATCGCCGAGATCGTCGCCGGTGTCGCGCTGAACATCTTCACCAACTATTTCAACAACGTCGCGGAAACCGAGGTCGACTTCCCCGCCGCCGCGGCACTGCAAGTCGCCTGA